A stretch of the Planctomycetota bacterium genome encodes the following:
- a CDS encoding alkyl hydroperoxide reductase produces MIEATSFASPGWLKIYRLSFAAAAIYNVIWGLVVIFLPSMTLRLANVETDQVGILFWQCIGMFVMVFAIGYAAAWRDPSRFAVFILIALLGKIFGPIGFVYGAFVLDALPASLGWTIITNDLIWWPIWGPFVWQFVLVPFINGQQQEQAIS; encoded by the coding sequence ATGATCGAAGCGACGTCCTTTGCGAGCCCGGGCTGGCTCAAGATCTACCGCCTGAGCTTTGCCGCGGCCGCGATCTACAACGTGATCTGGGGCCTCGTGGTCATCTTCCTGCCGAGCATGACGTTGCGCCTGGCAAACGTGGAGACGGACCAGGTGGGAATCCTGTTCTGGCAGTGCATCGGCATGTTCGTGATGGTCTTTGCCATCGGCTACGCGGCTGCCTGGCGAGACCCATCGCGGTTCGCGGTTTTCATCCTCATCGCCCTGCTGGGCAAGATTTTCGGCCCGATCGGCTTCGTCTACGGAGCGTTTGTGCTCGATGCCCTGCCGGCGTCGCTGGGTTGGACGATCATCACCAACGACCTGATCTGGTGGCCGATCTGGGGGCCGTTCGTGTGGCAGTTCGTCTTGGTGCCGTTCATCAACGGGCAGCAGCAGGAGCAGGCAATTTCTTGA
- a CDS encoding Gfo/Idh/MocA family oxidoreductase, which translates to MTPSDKPVAVGLLGLGSIGRRHASMIAREIPSLHLVAVHDRDESVAQRVGDEVGADVAPTSDSLLSRDDIEAVVIATPHSQHIVFAEPALQRGLHVLVEKPVAMSVEGAGRVNRAFEVGRRDRPELVFAAMFQQRCMPVWQRLREIVRDELGPIQRCNWTVTDWFRTQAYYDGGGWRGTWKYEGGGVLMNQAPHNLDLLLWITGLVPREVMAVTHYGQFHRVETEDEVAAVVTCDAASNSVGPPLVTFVTTTGEAPGTNRLEIVGDLGSAVAEDGHIRVRRLERGASAVSADGPPDLRTVPFEERIETPGDTGSPTYADQKPFRRELFDNFASAVRSGTSPIAHGCEGFASVELANAMLLSGDQRRPITLPLDVDAYQDWLLAKA; encoded by the coding sequence ATGACGCCGTCCGACAAGCCTGTCGCCGTGGGCCTGCTCGGTCTCGGCAGCATCGGCCGCCGCCACGCCTCGATGATCGCGCGGGAGATTCCGAGCCTGCACCTCGTTGCCGTCCATGATCGGGACGAGTCTGTCGCCCAGCGTGTCGGCGACGAGGTCGGAGCCGACGTCGCACCGACGTCTGATTCGTTGCTGTCGCGCGACGACATTGAGGCCGTTGTGATCGCGACGCCACACTCGCAGCACATCGTCTTCGCCGAGCCGGCCCTGCAGCGTGGCTTGCACGTGTTGGTGGAAAAGCCGGTCGCGATGAGCGTCGAAGGTGCTGGACGCGTGAACCGGGCTTTCGAGGTCGGCCGTCGTGACCGGCCTGAGTTGGTCTTCGCCGCGATGTTTCAGCAGCGATGCATGCCCGTCTGGCAACGCCTGCGCGAAATCGTCCGCGACGAACTCGGGCCGATCCAGCGGTGCAATTGGACGGTCACCGACTGGTTTCGCACGCAGGCTTACTACGACGGCGGGGGCTGGCGTGGGACGTGGAAGTACGAGGGCGGAGGCGTCCTCATGAACCAGGCGCCGCACAACCTCGATCTGCTGCTGTGGATCACCGGGCTCGTGCCGCGTGAAGTCATGGCTGTGACGCACTACGGCCAATTCCATCGCGTCGAGACCGAGGACGAAGTCGCCGCCGTCGTGACATGCGACGCCGCATCCAATTCGGTCGGACCACCGCTGGTGACGTTCGTCACGACCACCGGCGAGGCGCCCGGCACCAATCGCCTTGAAATCGTCGGCGACCTCGGCTCGGCCGTCGCGGAGGACGGGCACATCCGAGTCCGACGCCTCGAGCGCGGCGCGTCCGCCGTCTCCGCCGACGGCCCGCCGGACTTGCGGACCGTTCCGTTTGAAGAACGAATCGAAACGCCGGGCGACACCGGCTCGCCGACCTACGCCGACCAGAAGCCATTCCGTCGCGAACTGTTCGACAACTTCGCTTCGGCCGTGCGGAGCGGCACGTCTCCGATCGCACACGGTTGCGAGGGGTTCGCATCGGTCGAGCTGGCGAACGCCATGCTTCTATCAGGAGATCAGCGTCGTCCGATCACGCTGCCGCTGGACGTCGACGCTTATCAGGATTGGCTTCTAGCCAAGGCGTAG
- the bcp gene encoding thioredoxin-dependent thiol peroxidase, whose translation MSDSPYPQPGKAAPKFDLPSSEGKNLKLADFKGKTLVLYFYPKADTPGCTTEACGFRDNADAYKKAGVQVVGVSPDPVAKVEKFAKKIELNFPLLADEDHAVCEAYGVWQEKSMYGKKYMGAARTTFVINDKGKIAKVFEKVKPKGHEQEVLEAIEAM comes from the coding sequence ATGAGCGATTCGCCGTACCCGCAACCTGGAAAAGCCGCCCCGAAGTTCGACCTGCCTTCGAGCGAGGGCAAGAACCTGAAGCTTGCCGATTTCAAGGGCAAGACGCTGGTTCTCTACTTCTACCCCAAGGCCGACACGCCCGGCTGCACGACGGAGGCCTGCGGCTTTCGCGACAACGCCGACGCGTACAAAAAGGCGGGCGTGCAGGTGGTCGGCGTGAGCCCGGACCCCGTCGCCAAGGTCGAGAAGTTCGCCAAGAAGATCGAGCTCAACTTCCCGCTGCTGGCCGACGAAGACCATGCCGTCTGCGAGGCGTACGGCGTCTGGCAGGAAAAGAGCATGTACGGCAAGAAGTACATGGGCGCCGCCCGAACCACCTTCGTCATCAACGACAAGGGCAAGATCGCCAAGGTCTTCGAAAAGGTGAAGCCCAAGGGCCACGAGCAGGAAGTGCTCGAAGCCATCGAGGCGATGTGA
- the uppS gene encoding polyprenyl diphosphate synthase gives MSTLLAEPTERFLADVPADQWHAPADVLDLPAAKVPRHIAVIMDGNGRWATRQGKPRHEGHAEGAAVVPDLVGECCRLRDRVAGPDFLTLYSFSLENWKRPAEEVAFLMEMYVAFLREQRPRMMRENVRFNQNGRLDGLPQIVLDEVHRTLDETAKNDGLVVTLALNYGGRAELVDATRHLASEVAAGRMSSDDIDEAMLESFLTTGRRGGFTGIELPDVDLLVRTAGELRVSNYLLWQISYAEIFVTDATWPDFSRSELFDAVRAYARRTRRFGAVVDASDES, from the coding sequence GTGTCGACCCTTCTTGCCGAGCCGACGGAACGGTTCCTTGCCGATGTCCCCGCTGACCAGTGGCACGCGCCAGCCGATGTGCTGGACCTACCCGCGGCGAAGGTGCCGCGGCACATCGCGGTGATCATGGATGGCAACGGACGCTGGGCGACGCGTCAGGGCAAGCCGCGCCACGAAGGCCACGCCGAAGGTGCCGCCGTCGTGCCGGATCTGGTCGGCGAGTGTTGCCGACTGCGAGACCGCGTCGCCGGGCCGGACTTCCTGACGCTGTACAGCTTCAGCTTGGAAAACTGGAAGCGTCCGGCAGAAGAGGTGGCGTTCCTGATGGAGATGTACGTCGCCTTCCTCCGGGAGCAGCGTCCGCGGATGATGCGCGAGAACGTCCGCTTCAACCAGAACGGCCGACTCGACGGCTTGCCGCAGATCGTGCTCGACGAGGTCCACCGAACGCTCGACGAGACCGCTAAGAACGACGGCCTGGTCGTAACGCTCGCCCTCAACTATGGCGGCCGGGCGGAGCTGGTCGATGCGACGCGTCACCTCGCCTCTGAAGTTGCCGCCGGTCGGATGTCGTCCGATGACATCGACGAGGCGATGCTCGAGTCGTTCCTCACCACCGGCCGTCGCGGCGGGTTCACGGGCATCGAACTGCCCGACGTCGATCTGCTCGTCCGCACCGCCGGCGAGCTACGCGTCAGCAACTACCTGCTCTGGCAGATCAGTTACGCCGAGATCTTCGTCACCGATGCCACCTGGCCCGACTTCAGCCGCAGCGAGCTGTTCGACGCCGTTCGGGCCTACGCCCGACGCACGCGCCGCTTCGGCGCGGTGGTCGACGCGTCCGACGAAAGCTGA
- the cimA gene encoding citramalate synthase, with protein sequence MARRITIYDTTLRDGTQGEGFNLSLHDKLAIAQKLDDLGVDVIEGGFPQSNPKDAAFFAEAPKLGLKHARIAAFGMTRRRGTAVADDPGTNALLSAETPVITIVGKSSRFQLETVLGVDPAENRDMIADTVGFAKERGREVVYDAEHFFDAFKEDADHALSTLQAAAEAGASCVCLCDTNGGTLPDAVADATRRVVDHLPGVEVGIHTHNDGGVALANAIASVNAGASHGQGTINGVGERCGNMDLLPFIATLLLKYDGAFDALVPGAATKLTDISRFVYETANMNLIGGQPYVGASAFAHKGGMHVHAIRKHAGTYEHIDPALVGNARRVLVSELSGASNIAEKVGRKFGVEQDRDLQRRVLGRVQDLENEGFVFEAAEASFELLLRREIERRRDYFTLDHYRCVILRNHGDQTVAEATVKLHVGDAVEHHVSEGDGPVDALDAALRKALREHYPAIDDLSLKDYKVRVVDSDAATAARVRVVIEFLRHNPDGRAEYFGTVGVDENIINASWEALIDGYEYHLLHVEEQQAAVD encoded by the coding sequence ATGGCCAGGCGCATCACGATCTACGACACCACCCTGCGCGACGGCACCCAGGGCGAGGGCTTCAACCTCAGCCTCCACGACAAACTCGCCATCGCCCAGAAGCTCGACGACCTCGGCGTCGACGTCATCGAGGGCGGCTTCCCGCAGTCCAACCCGAAAGACGCCGCCTTCTTCGCCGAAGCACCCAAGCTCGGCCTGAAGCACGCTCGCATCGCCGCGTTCGGCATGACGCGTCGTCGCGGCACCGCAGTCGCCGACGATCCGGGCACGAACGCCCTGCTGTCCGCAGAGACGCCGGTCATCACGATCGTCGGCAAGTCGAGCCGGTTCCAGCTCGAGACCGTCCTCGGCGTCGACCCGGCCGAGAACCGCGACATGATCGCTGACACCGTCGGCTTCGCCAAAGAGCGTGGCCGGGAGGTCGTCTACGACGCCGAGCACTTCTTTGACGCCTTCAAAGAGGATGCCGACCACGCCCTGTCGACGCTGCAGGCCGCCGCCGAGGCCGGGGCGAGCTGCGTCTGCCTGTGCGACACCAACGGCGGCACCTTGCCCGACGCCGTGGCTGACGCGACGCGGCGTGTCGTAGACCATCTGCCGGGCGTCGAGGTCGGCATCCACACGCACAACGACGGCGGCGTCGCGCTCGCCAACGCCATCGCCTCAGTTAACGCCGGTGCAAGCCACGGCCAGGGCACCATCAACGGCGTCGGCGAGCGATGCGGCAACATGGACCTGCTGCCCTTCATCGCCACGCTGCTGCTCAAGTACGACGGAGCCTTCGACGCTCTTGTTCCCGGAGCTGCAACCAAGCTGACCGACATCAGCCGCTTCGTTTACGAGACAGCCAACATGAACCTCATCGGCGGGCAGCCCTACGTCGGGGCGAGTGCCTTCGCGCACAAGGGCGGCATGCACGTCCACGCCATCCGCAAGCACGCGGGCACCTACGAGCACATCGATCCCGCGCTGGTCGGCAACGCCCGTCGGGTCCTTGTCAGCGAGCTTTCGGGCGCGAGCAACATCGCCGAGAAGGTCGGCCGAAAATTCGGCGTAGAGCAGGATCGCGACCTCCAACGCCGCGTCCTCGGGCGCGTGCAGGATCTCGAGAACGAGGGCTTCGTCTTCGAGGCGGCCGAGGCGAGCTTCGAGTTGCTCTTGCGTCGCGAGATCGAGCGGCGTCGCGACTATTTCACGCTCGATCACTACCGCTGCGTCATCCTGCGAAACCACGGCGATCAGACCGTGGCAGAAGCCACCGTCAAGCTCCACGTCGGGGACGCCGTCGAACACCACGTGTCCGAAGGTGACGGCCCGGTCGACGCACTCGATGCCGCGCTTCGCAAAGCTCTTCGAGAGCATTACCCGGCGATCGATGACCTGTCGCTGAAGGATTACAAGGTGCGCGTCGTCGATTCCGACGCAGCGACGGCTGCCCGCGTGCGGGTCGTCATCGAGTTCCTGCGACACAACCCCGACGGACGGGCCGAGTACTTCGGCACGGTCGGCGTGGACGAGAACATCATCAACGCCTCGTGGGAAGCGCTCATCGACGGTTATGAATACCACCTCTTGCACGTCGAGGAGCAACAGGCGGCGGTAGACTGA
- a CDS encoding HD domain-containing protein, translating into MAKRHEKVIRDPVHDVIAFQLADEADRLVFELLQCREVQRLRRIRQLGFASLAYPGADHSRYSHSLGVFATARQILDRLERDAFQLPPGDRSATLAAALLHDLGHGPFSHVFERVSGIHHEGVTRRLILDDTTDVHRTLIRFETTLPERVVALLECRGHQVACDVLSSQLDADRLDYLLRDNLMTGSRYGRYDLGWLIQAMTVAEDRLAIRRKGVSAAEAYLQARYHMYRHVYFHKVVRSAEGMVTLALRRARQLMLDPPRGDVAGVNVALPPGSGSVAKVLRGDRLEAGEFGDLDDVSVLSCFKAWRDGGDAALARLSAGLLDRRLFKTIDLADSDAPEAAGQTVIDQLGETNAFYDSAANRSYEPGPAGIRVEGGVDLADASPLVRSLANLGDEDRFHRLHVDAEHIDTAVDHLNRSK; encoded by the coding sequence GTGGCCAAGAGGCACGAGAAGGTCATTCGCGACCCGGTGCACGACGTTATTGCGTTTCAGCTCGCCGACGAGGCGGACAGGCTGGTGTTTGAGCTGTTGCAGTGCCGGGAAGTGCAGCGACTCCGGCGGATTCGGCAGCTCGGCTTCGCCAGCCTCGCGTATCCCGGGGCCGACCACAGCCGGTACAGCCACAGCCTGGGCGTGTTCGCGACGGCAAGGCAGATTTTGGACCGCCTCGAACGCGACGCCTTCCAATTGCCGCCGGGCGACCGATCGGCGACGCTGGCGGCCGCATTGCTGCACGATCTGGGGCACGGCCCGTTCAGCCACGTCTTCGAACGCGTCAGCGGCATCCACCACGAGGGCGTCACGCGTCGGCTGATCCTCGACGACACGACCGACGTCCATCGCACACTGATCCGCTTCGAGACGACGCTGCCCGAACGCGTCGTGGCCCTGCTCGAATGTCGCGGCCATCAGGTGGCGTGCGACGTGCTGTCGAGCCAGCTGGATGCGGATCGGCTCGACTACCTGCTCCGCGACAACCTCATGACCGGCAGCCGCTACGGCCGGTACGACCTGGGCTGGCTCATCCAGGCCATGACCGTCGCCGAGGATCGGCTGGCGATCCGGCGCAAGGGCGTTTCGGCGGCGGAGGCGTACCTGCAGGCGCGGTATCACATGTACCGGCACGTCTACTTCCACAAGGTCGTCCGCTCGGCCGAGGGCATGGTGACGCTGGCACTCCGACGGGCCAGGCAGCTGATGCTCGATCCACCACGCGGCGACGTGGCGGGCGTGAACGTCGCGCTTCCGCCGGGGAGTGGATCGGTGGCCAAGGTCCTTCGCGGCGACCGTCTCGAGGCGGGCGAATTCGGCGACTTGGACGACGTCAGCGTGCTCAGCTGCTTCAAGGCCTGGCGCGACGGTGGCGATGCGGCTCTGGCTCGGCTGAGTGCCGGACTCCTGGATCGCCGGCTGTTCAAAACGATCGACCTCGCCGACTCTGACGCTCCCGAGGCCGCCGGCCAGACGGTTATCGACCAGCTGGGCGAGACCAACGCCTTCTACGACTCCGCCGCAAATCGCAGTTACGAGCCCGGCCCCGCGGGCATCCGCGTCGAAGGCGGCGTCGACCTGGCAGACGCTTCTCCTCTGGTCCGCTCGCTCGCGAACCTGGGCGACGAAGACCGCTTCCACCGACTCCACGTCGACGCGGAGCACATCGACACCGCGGTCGATCACTTGAATCGGTCGAAGTGA
- the cyaB gene encoding class IV adenylate cyclase gives MPVELEAKVRVDDHEPVRTRLVDAGATRVKRVHEVNTYLRLDDPDSGLRVRHETDEAGKPRVRITFKGPRQPGKFKQREEIEFDASDADAAIALFGKLGHKPALVFEKDRETFTLDGCEVVLDHIEQLGHFVEVEGPDEATVTCVLQTLELDGHESLAEGYASMLARA, from the coding sequence ATGCCTGTCGAGCTCGAAGCGAAGGTGCGTGTGGACGACCACGAGCCCGTGCGAACCAGGCTGGTGGACGCGGGAGCGACACGTGTGAAACGCGTTCACGAGGTCAACACATACCTGCGTCTCGACGATCCCGACAGCGGCCTTCGGGTCCGGCACGAGACGGACGAAGCCGGCAAGCCGCGAGTGCGTATCACCTTCAAAGGCCCACGGCAGCCGGGGAAGTTCAAGCAACGGGAGGAGATCGAGTTCGACGCGAGCGACGCAGACGCCGCGATTGCGCTCTTCGGCAAGCTGGGCCACAAACCGGCGCTCGTCTTCGAGAAGGATCGCGAGACCTTCACCCTCGACGGCTGCGAGGTCGTCCTCGATCACATTGAGCAACTCGGGCACTTCGTCGAAGTCGAAGGCCCGGACGAAGCGACGGTCACGTGCGTCCTGCAGACGCTCGAACTCGACGGACACGAGAGCCTGGCCGAGGGCTACGCGTCGATGCTCGCACGAGCGTGA
- the leuS gene encoding leucine--tRNA ligase, with amino-acid sequence MNPRVLSPTAMAYPFAEIEKKHQQLWRDDRVYRADDPADTTKPGFYVLDMFPYPSGAGLHVGHPEGYTATDIVSRYKRMKGFNVLHPMGWDAFGLPAEQYAIKNNVHPHETTAKNVQTFRRQIEMLGLGYDWEREVNTTDPGYYRWTQWIFLQLYNSYFDPVANKAMPIAHLENELFNGNYVVAPDGSIAENPVQEGMEAIAGEAHLFRHFEKLTNEQRRAVIDGQRLAFVDDVPVNWCPALGTTLANEEVVDGKSEVGGHPVERRPLRQWMLRITAYADRLLEDLDGLDWSDSLKDMQRNWIGKSTGATVEFSVDGHDETIEVYTTRPDTLFGATYMVLAPEHELVARITTPDQKAAVDAYVAQAAGKSDRDRQADAKVKTGVFTGAFAVNPVNDERIPVWVADYVLTGYGTGAIMAVPAHDERDFEFATKFDLPIVRVVEGGGGDDLPFTGDGTATNSGFLDGKPMAEAKASMIDFLVDRGVGRAKTNYKLRDWLFSRQRYWGEPFPILIDGDGNHHAVDEADLPITLPELDDFKPTGSPEGPLAKATDWLRVEKDGDVFTRETNTMPQWAGSCWYYLRYLDPQNAERFVDPEKEKYWMPVALYVGGVEHAVLHLLYARFWHKVLFDLGHLSTPEPFQKLVNQGMILGETEYSLGGERIEPSDVEKRGDGFVRKSDGVAVEAKAHKMSKSRGNVINPDDVVAEYGADTFRLYEMYMGPLEAMKPWNTRDIVGMSRFLSKVHRTLVDIEPTGDALPEELDRKLNGAIVNVGEHVEGLRFNTAIAELIELINLAAREKTLPRPFVRVYALLLSPFAPHLADEIWRETLGMETSVVLAGWPEADESKLAADTVELPVQVNGKLRGRVTVATDASKDDTLAAAREAVASHVEGKTVRKEVVVPGRMVNFVVG; translated from the coding sequence ATGAATCCACGCGTACTCTCGCCCACCGCGATGGCCTACCCCTTTGCCGAGATCGAGAAGAAGCATCAGCAGCTCTGGCGCGACGACCGCGTCTACCGCGCCGATGACCCTGCCGACACGACCAAGCCCGGCTTCTACGTGCTCGACATGTTTCCGTACCCCAGCGGCGCCGGGCTGCATGTCGGCCACCCCGAGGGGTACACCGCGACGGACATCGTCAGCCGGTACAAGCGGATGAAGGGCTTCAATGTCCTGCACCCGATGGGCTGGGACGCCTTCGGCCTGCCCGCCGAGCAGTACGCCATCAAGAACAACGTCCACCCGCATGAGACGACAGCGAAGAATGTTCAGACGTTCCGCCGGCAGATCGAAATGCTCGGTCTCGGGTACGACTGGGAGCGCGAGGTCAACACGACCGACCCGGGCTACTACCGCTGGACGCAGTGGATCTTCCTGCAGCTCTACAACAGCTACTTCGACCCGGTCGCCAACAAGGCGATGCCGATCGCGCACCTCGAGAATGAGCTGTTCAACGGCAACTACGTCGTCGCGCCCGACGGCTCGATCGCCGAGAACCCGGTCCAAGAAGGCATGGAAGCCATCGCGGGCGAGGCCCATCTGTTCCGGCACTTCGAGAAGCTGACGAACGAACAGCGTCGGGCCGTCATCGACGGGCAGCGGCTGGCGTTCGTGGACGACGTGCCGGTCAACTGGTGTCCGGCCCTCGGCACGACCTTGGCCAACGAAGAGGTCGTCGACGGCAAGTCCGAAGTCGGCGGGCATCCGGTCGAGCGCCGTCCGCTGCGACAGTGGATGCTGCGGATCACCGCGTACGCGGATCGTCTGCTGGAAGACCTCGACGGACTGGACTGGTCCGACTCGCTGAAGGACATGCAGCGGAACTGGATCGGCAAGAGCACCGGCGCGACCGTCGAGTTCTCCGTCGACGGGCACGACGAGACGATCGAGGTCTACACGACCCGGCCCGACACGCTGTTCGGCGCGACGTACATGGTCCTGGCCCCGGAGCACGAGCTGGTCGCCCGGATCACGACGCCCGACCAGAAGGCCGCCGTCGATGCCTATGTCGCCCAGGCCGCCGGCAAGAGCGACCGCGACCGGCAGGCCGACGCCAAGGTGAAGACCGGCGTCTTCACTGGTGCGTTCGCGGTCAATCCGGTCAACGACGAGAGGATCCCCGTCTGGGTCGCCGACTACGTGCTGACGGGTTACGGCACCGGCGCGATCATGGCGGTTCCGGCACACGACGAGCGCGACTTCGAGTTCGCCACGAAGTTCGACCTGCCGATCGTCCGCGTCGTCGAAGGTGGTGGTGGGGACGACCTGCCTTTCACCGGCGACGGCACCGCGACCAACAGCGGTTTCCTCGACGGCAAGCCGATGGCCGAGGCCAAGGCGTCGATGATCGACTTCCTGGTCGACAGAGGCGTCGGCCGGGCGAAAACGAACTACAAGCTGCGCGACTGGCTCTTTTCACGTCAGCGTTACTGGGGCGAGCCGTTCCCGATCCTCATAGACGGCGACGGCAATCATCACGCCGTCGATGAGGCGGATCTTCCGATCACGCTGCCGGAACTGGACGACTTCAAGCCCACCGGCAGCCCCGAAGGTCCGCTGGCCAAGGCGACGGACTGGCTCCGCGTCGAGAAAGACGGAGATGTCTTCACGCGTGAGACGAACACCATGCCCCAGTGGGCCGGTTCGTGCTGGTACTACCTGCGTTACCTCGATCCGCAGAACGCAGAGCGATTCGTCGACCCCGAGAAGGAGAAGTACTGGATGCCCGTCGCCCTCTACGTCGGCGGCGTTGAGCATGCGGTGCTCCACCTGCTCTACGCCCGCTTCTGGCACAAGGTCCTCTTCGACCTCGGGCACCTGTCGACCCCCGAACCGTTCCAGAAGCTCGTCAACCAGGGCATGATCCTGGGCGAGACCGAGTACTCGCTTGGCGGCGAGAGAATCGAGCCCTCCGACGTCGAAAAACGCGGCGACGGCTTCGTCCGTAAGTCCGACGGCGTTGCGGTCGAGGCCAAAGCCCACAAGATGTCCAAATCCCGCGGCAACGTCATCAACCCGGATGACGTCGTCGCCGAGTACGGGGCGGACACATTTCGCCTCTACGAGATGTACATGGGCCCACTGGAGGCGATGAAGCCGTGGAACACGCGCGACATCGTCGGCATGAGCCGATTCCTCTCCAAGGTCCACCGCACGCTCGTCGACATCGAGCCCACGGGCGACGCCCTGCCGGAGGAGCTCGATCGCAAGCTGAACGGCGCGATCGTCAACGTCGGCGAGCACGTTGAAGGCCTGCGGTTCAACACGGCCATCGCGGAGTTGATCGAGCTGATCAACCTCGCCGCGCGCGAGAAGACGCTGCCGAGGCCGTTCGTGCGGGTCTATGCCCTGTTGCTGTCGCCCTTCGCGCCGCACCTGGCGGACGAGATCTGGCGCGAAACGCTCGGCATGGAAACCAGCGTCGTCCTCGCCGGCTGGCCCGAGGCGGATGAGTCCAAACTCGCAGCCGACACGGTCGAACTGCCCGTGCAGGTCAATGGCAAACTGCGTGGCCGGGTGACGGTCGCGACCGATGCCTCCAAGGACGACACCCTGGCTGCGGCACGCGAAGCAGTCGCGTCGCACGTTGAGGGCAAGACGGTCCGCAAGGAAGTCGTCGTTCCTGGGCGGATGGTCAACTTCGTCGTCGGATAG